The window GGCAAAATTTCGGTATAAATTTGCAAAAGCCTCAAGGTATCCTTCAGGATGGCCTCCCGGAGTCCTTACGTTTTCCAAGGCAAAAGAAGAAAGGTAAGGAATATTGCCTCCAGCACGATAAATCTGATCCGGAGCTTCCGGATGTCTTACTATTAAAGAATTGGCATTGTCCTGTTCCCATTCCAACCCTGCTTTTTCACCATAAACCCTGATCTTTATGTTATTTTCTGCTCCAGGGGCAATTTGAGTAGCCATCAAAACACCAGAGGCTCCACCTTCAAACTTTAGTAGAACAGCGCCATCATCGTCGAGAGTCCTTCCTTCAACCACGCAATTAAGGTCAGCACATAGCTTGGTCAGTTTTAATCCACTGACATATTCTGCAAGATTAAATGCATGGGTGCCTATATCTCCCATACAATTGGCAATGCCACTCTTGCTTGGGTCTGTTCTCCAAATGGCTTGTTTGTAATCTGTATTTTCAAGTTTATTCCAAAGCCAGCCTTGAGGATATTCTACATATACCTTTCTCACCTTACCAATAACACCTGTAGCAATCAAATGTTTTGCCTCCTTCACCATAGGGTAGCCGGTATAGGTATGGGTAAGGCAAAACAATAAGCCGGTTTGTTCTATGATTTTGTTTAGCTCTTTTGCTTCTTCGTAGCTAAAAGTCATGGGTTTATCCAAAACAACATGAAAACCGTTTTCTAAGGCCTTCTTGGTAGGGTCAAAATGGACATGGTTTGGCGTAACGATGGCTACAAAATCAATTCTTTCAGATTCAGGGAGTAGCAATTCCTTTTCAAACATCTCATCGTATGAGCCATATACCCTTTCAGATGGGAGGAAAAGTTCTTTGCCGGTTTCTGCAGATTTTTCCGGACTACTACTAAAAGCCCCAGCGGCCAATTCAATAATTCCGTCCATTGCTGCTGAAATCCTATGGACTGCACCTATAAAGGATCCAGGTCCACCGCCAATCATCCCCATTTTAAGTTTTCTGTTACTCATTCTTGTGGTCTTTGGTTTTTTTGTTGATTAATATTCCCCCTTTATCCATATATTTTATAATGCAATACCATGAATTTACAAATATTGTAAATTGATTAAAATATTTTTAGGAAAATGAGAAATAGTATGCTTGCTTTCTGAAGTGATAAATTTACGTTAAATTGGCTTAAATTTTAAATAATTCTATAGAATGTTTGATATCTGTCCCTGAGGAAAACCTATCAAACTTACCACTAACACACCAAAAAATATGACATTAAATAACAGGTTTAAGCTTTCCCTCATGATGTTTCTAGAGTTTTTCGTATGGGGATCCTGGTACGTAACTTTAGGTACTTTTTTAGGTAATAACCTTCAGGCCAATGGTGGTCAATTGGCTGCAGCATTTTCTACACAATCAATAGGAGCTATTGTTGCCCCATTTATTATAGGATTAATAGCAGATAGATTTTTTAACGCTGAAAAGATTCTAGGAATATCCCACCTTATCGGGGCAGGATTAATGTATATGATGTACGTTTCCGAGAGCTTTGTCACCTTTTATCCTTATGTTCTTATTTACATGATCATTTATATGCCCACCTTGGCTTTGGTCAATTCGGTTTCATTCAATCAAATGAAGGACCCCGCCAAAGAGTTCAGCACGATTCGTGTTTGGGGAACAGTGGGCTGGATAGCTTCCGGGTTAATGATAAGCTTTTTCTTTACCTGGGATAGTGCAGCTTCTATAGGAGAAGGAATGCTGAGTAATACCTTTCTAATGTCTGCTATATCTTCTGTTGTTTTGGGCCTATTTGCCTTTACCCTTCCCAAGACTCCTCCGGTTGCCTCCAATAAAGATGAAAAACAATCGATTTCTGAAATACTGGGTTTAGATGCGCTTAAGTTGCTGAAAGACAAAGATTTTTCTGTTTTCTTTCTTTCATCCATTTTAATATGTATCCCCCTGGCATTTTACTACCAGAATGCCAATCCATTCTTATCCGAAGTAGGTTTAACAAACCCTACCGGTAAAATGACCATAGGGCAGGTTTCGGAAGTGCTGTTTCTTTTGCTGATGCCATTCTTTTTTAAGAAATTTGGTTTGAAGACTACTTTAATTGTGGGCATGCTTGCTTGGGTAGTCAGGTATGTGATGTTTGCTTTTGGAGATGCGGGAGAAGGTACCTATTTGTTGCTTATTGGTATAGCATTACATGGGATTTGTTACGATTTCTTCTTTGTTTCCGGTCAGATTTATACCGATTCAAAGGCCGGGCCAAAATATAAAAGTTCTGCCCAAGGCTTGATTACATTGGCTACTTACGGTATAGGTATGTTAATAGGGTTTTGGATAGCAGGAATAGTTTCAGACTTCTATTTGCTAGAGAATGGTGATCATGTTTGGAAAAATATTTGGCTGATTCCTTCAGGGATAGCTTTGTTGGTTACTGTAATCTTTGTTGTCTTTTTTAAGGACAATGATTTCATCAAAGCCAATGCGGAAAGGAATAGCTTGAAGCACAGCAATGTGGTAGAAAAGTGACTTGGCACCGGTCAAAAAATAGGAACTAATTTAGAGCATTTATAAATAGTAACTGTTGGATTCAGGTAAATGGAAAAATCATACCATTTCTTTATAAATATCAATAGTATTGCAATACCTAAAATAAACAATTGAAGCATATGGCTAATCAAAGTTATGACGCTATTGTCGTTGGATCAGGGATCAGCGGCGGATGGGCGGCAAAGGAACTAACAGAGAAGGGATTAAAAGTACTTCTACTGGAAAGAGGTCCGAACGTAGTGCACGTAAAAGATTATAAAAACGCTACCAAGGCACCTTGGGAGGTGCCTCACAGAGGTAGGCGGACAATTGAGATGTTGGAGAACCACCCAAACCTTAGGAGGGATTATGTCCTGAATGAGTTAAACCTTGACTGGTGGGCGCATGAGGATGATTCTCCATATGTAGAAAAGAAGCCATTTACATGGTTTAGAGGTTACCAAGTGGGAGGTCGCTCCTTGCTGTGGGGTAGACAAAGTTATCGATGGGCCGATATTGATTTTGAGGCGAATGCCAAGCAAGGAATTGCTGTAGACTGGCCCATCAGGTACAAAGACCTAGAACCTTGGTACAGTTATGTAGAGAAATTTGCCGGTATTTCCGGTAATAAAGATGGTTTGGATATTCTTCCTGATGGTGAATTTATGCCCGCCATGCCGTTGAACTGTGTAGAACAGACTGTGGCAGACAGGATTAAAGATCATTTTAAGGGAGCCAGGGTAATGACCAATGCAAGAACAGCCAATATTAGTCAGCCGCTTCCGGGAAGACCGGGCTGTCAATACAGAAACAAATGTTCTCTAGGGTGCCCTTATGGTGGCTATTTTAGTACCCAATCTTCTACCCTTCCTGCAGCAGTGGCTACAGGAAACCTTACCTTGAGACCTTGGTCCATTGTTACCAAAGTGCTGTACGACAAAGACAAAAAGCGCGCAACAGGAGTAGAAGTTCTTGATGGAGAAACCAATGAAACCTACGAATTCAATTCCAAAATTGTATTTTTATGTGCTTCAGCTTTCAATTCCTCAGCTATCTTAATGCGTTCAGCTACTGATATATGGCCTGAAGGATTAGGAAGTAGTTCAGGAGAGCTTGGACACAATGTAATGGATCACCATTTCAGATTAGGAGCTAGAGGTGTGGTTGAAGGTTTCGACGACAAGTATTATTTTGGTAGAAGGCCGGGAGGATTTTATGTTCCCAGGTACAGAAACTTAGGAAACGAAAGCAGGGATTATGTAAGAGGCTTTGGATACCAAGGTGGCGCAAGCAGACAAGGATGGAGCAGAACAGTTGCTGAATTGGATTTTGGTGCACCTTTAAAAGCGGAGCTTACTGAGCCGGGAGATTGGACCATCGGCATGACTGCATTTGGCGAAATCCTTCCTTACCATAACAACAGCATTAAGCTTAGCAAGACGGTTACAGATAAGTGGGGCATCCCTGTTTTGGAAATGGATGCTGAAATCCATGAAAATGAGAAAAAAATGAGGGTAGACATGAAAAACGATGCTGCAGAAATGCTAGAAGCTGCAGGCGTTAAAAATGTTACTACTTATGATACCGGTTATACTTTTGGACAAGGTATACACGAGATGGGTACAGCAAGGATGGGAAGAGATCCTAAAACTTCTGTTTTAAATGGCAATAACCAGGTGTGGGATGCTAAAAATGTTTTTGTAACAGATGGTGCAGCCATGGTTTCTGCAGCTGCGCAAAATCCTTCACTGACATACATGGCCTTGACCGCAAGAGCTGCTAGTTTTGCTGTAGAAGAATTGAAAAAAGGTAACCTGTAAACCCAAATTGAAGCGTTATGAATTTTATGAATAGAAGAGAAGCACTTAAAAGCGTGGTACTGATGATGGGTGGTACCATGGTTGGAACCAATGTGATATTGACAGGCTGTGCTCCCGATAAACAAATTGAAGGACTTGATTTTTCCGATGAAGAATTGGCTTATATGGACGAAATTGGTGAGGCCATTATTCCTACCACAGATACCCCGGGTGCCAAAGCCGCAGGTATTGGTTCATTTATGGCCATGATGGTGAAATCTACTTATACCGAAGAGCAACAGAAATCGTTTATCAACGGCCTTAATAAGTTGAAGCACGATTTTAAAACGAGTACTGAAAAGGACTTTATGGATGCCTCTGTAGAAGAAAGAACTGACTTTTTGAATCAGGTGCATAAAAAAGCCATGAACCCCGATGCTGAAGATAATAAAGAGGACAAGTATATTCTTATGATTAAAGACCTGACCTTATTGGGTTATTTTACCTCTGAAATTGGGGCTACTCAAGCCCTAAGGTTTGTGGAGACACCCGGCAGGTATGAGCCTTGTATTGACTATAAAAAAGGAGACAGGGCTTGGGCCATTTAATTGCCTTTAAGCGAAATTATGTAAATCCCGCCTACCAAGGCGGGATTTTTTTATGCTTAAAATTTTGGAATGCTACATGATATTGTGTATTATACAAAGATAACCAAGGTGTAAAACATGATATATTTAATATTGAATATTATAATTTCTTTAAACCTCATGTCCATCTACAATTCTAGTGATAGATATGACAAAAAAGAGATGCTTACAGTAAATGAGGTTTCACAAGATTCAAACGGGAAATTTGAAAAATTTGCTACTAATAAGATCATTCCCAGTGAAATACGGGCCATGACTTTAGAGGCATTGTCTTATTTTCCTGATTTAATCAATACCAAAATTGATTTTCAATTCAAGAAAAATATCAGTGGTTCGGTAATGCAGGCCCAGCCTAAAGTGGGTTCATTATTTGTACATGCCAAAGACAATCGTTCCTATAAAATTAAAATTTCGAGGTACCTCTTTTTAGAAGATAACCCACTACCCATTGAAGATCTTCCAAAAGATGTTTTTCTAGGTTGGATTGGGCATGAATTGGGGCATATTCAGGATTATTTGAATAGGAGTTCATTAAACCTTCTAGGCTTTGGTATGAAATATTACCTTTCTGATGCATTTATCACGAAAGCAGAAATTGCCGCAGATAGTTATGCTGTAGCACATGGTTTAGGTGAGAAAATTATAGCCACCAAAAATTTCGTCTTGAATCATGATCAAATTCCCCTGGCTTATAAACAAAAAATTGAGGCACTTTACCTTTCTCCGGGAGAAATATTGAGTATGGTTGATCCTGATATGGATGAAGAAATTGAGGAAAACGATCAATCTATTGAATCCCTGTAATCTAGGTTTTTACCAAATGAACAGCGAGAGGATGCTACCTTTTTATGTTCAAGCAGCAATTGACCTTCCGCCAATAATTGAAGCCTAGAGATAAATTAGCCCTTCAATTTAATTGGTTGGAAGAGGTTATAAGATTTTTTAACGAGTAAAACCTTTTTTTTACCTACCAATGATGGATATAAAAATTAGGGGTAAAGAACCACCGGCATTAATGAAAAGCCGGTTTCACTATTGAGCTTCCTCACTGCTATGCCATAAAAGGCCAACTCATTTACACCCCTTGGGGGTGGCAGCTCTGCGTCGGGTTACTCGGGCTATAAAGATTGCATTCCGTCGGAGTGCCGCATTGAATATGGATATCTCTGGATTGCTGCTATTCGAAAATGTTAAATCTCGGAATGATGATTTTCTCAACATTTTAAGCCGACCTCAGGTTACTGGTAGAAGGATTGGTTAAATTTTTGAAATGTCTGCCTTGCGTACATAAGCAGTTTTATTTCCCCATTCGATTTCATACCACATGTCTTTGCTGGACGAAATGGTCACGCGGTGTCCTGCTTCCACTCTTCGGATGAGGTTTCCTGCAGAGGAAGGGCTGTCCATGATGAGCACCGGTCCACCCGTAATAATGCCTGTATCAGGTTTGTTCAAAAAATTATTAGAAACAAATGTGATGATTAAAAATAAAATTGCCGGGTAATAGAAAACCGTCCTTTTGGCAGGGAAGACAAATACTAGGATTAAAAATACCAGCATTAATAATGCAGCTGCTCCAGTAATGGTGGTCTTATAGTCCAATAGTAGTCGAAGAAACCTGTCTTGGTCAGAAATTTGATAACCCTCTAGAGAAGCCTGACCTGTCAAGGATTTGATTTTATCGATCACTTCTGGGTTAGGGTTGTAATCATAATACTTGGATAGGTATAGGGAGGCTTTCCCATAATCTCCCAAGCCTTCAGAGATAAAGCCCATCTTTATCAGCATGGCCGGAGAGTAGGCATTTTCTTGGTAAAGAATGTTTTCATAGACTTTCAAAGCCTCTTTGTATTTCTTTTCTGCAAATAAGCTATCGGCTGTCGAAAGATTTGTTTTTCCCTCGACCTGACTATCAGCCTGATGCGGGTAAACCAGTGAGAAAGCTGATAAAAAAACAAGAAAGATCCATCTAAGATTTGGCATTTTCAATATAGTCCTTTAAATTTGCAGTCCAATTACGGGAAACTAAGGCGAAAAACCAAGGAATCTTTTGATATTAAACCTTGAAAAAAGGAGTCAAATAATTGGATTAATGATTCTGTAGCTCAGCTGGTAGAGCATAACACTTTTAATGTTAGGGTCCTGGGTTCGAACCCCAGCGGGATCACATCAAAACAAAAAAACCTGTTCAATCGAACAGGTTTTTTTGTTTTCAAGGGCTTTATAGGTGATTGCTAGGCTTTGTCGCAAGGTCTTTATTCTCTTTCAATTCACCTTATGGCATAGTGATTCTTAGAATCCTTAATTGCGAAATACTATTGACAATGCAGTCCTCTAAAGAATAGAAAGTCTACAGTCATAACAGAAGGGACTATCCCTCAGCACAATTTAAACCCAGACGATAAAAGGTCACCAAAATTTATCTAAGTGCCGATAGTGATATTTGCTATTTAGGCCTTTCATTTTTCTACAACCATTAATAGCCCGGATTCTGTACCAAATGAGGTGCTTTGTTCATTTCATCATTTGGAATGGGGATCCAATACATTTTTTTATGGACCGTACGATCTTGGACCGTTAATCGTCTCCAGATGGTATTTACCGTTCCTTCATCCAAATTACGGGTTTCGACAATCTCAATTCCCTTGGCATCGTCAAGTTTTTCTTCAAGAATCTTCCATCTCCTGATATCAAACCATCGAATATTTTCAAAAGTAAATTCAATTTCTCTTTCATACCGAAGCGCCTCCTCAATATCTCCAGTAAAATCAGGCATGCCGGCTCGGTTTCTGATCATATTGATATAGGTTGCCGCTTCTTGGGTGTCTCCAAGCTCTAAGCTAGCTTCTGCATAGTTTAAAATTATCTCAGCGTATCTAAGCCATATCCATACGTTCTCATTGTATTGATCTTTGCCGATAACTTCATGATCCATCATTTTTTTCATTAAATAACCTGTGTATCCGGCATTCCATGAATGTACTGGTCCCTGGCGGGTATCTATGCCTACTAGGCTGCTTACCTCATTGCCTCCCTGTATAGTAATCCGGGTACGCCTGTCATATATGCCCAAGGGATCTCTTTCTTGCAGATCAGAAAATCTTGGTTGCCAATGCGCACTATCATATAATATGGAACCATAAAACCTCGGTTCACGATGATAATATGGGTTTTCATTTTGATACTTATCTGAAATATTCTGATAATAACCATTCTCATCTAGAGTAAAATGATCTGAAAAGCTAGAACCATCATCCATTTGATAGGTATCTACTAGGTCCTGAGTAGGGTTATTGCTCCCATAGTTAGATAATCCGTTGGGTCCCTGCCATAAGTTATTTCTATGTCGTTCCCCAACATCAGCTACAAACATTTTACCCCAAATAATCTCATTGTTAGAAAGATCCCTTTGTCGGAAAAAATCATAATAATTGTTAGCCACTGCCTCTTTATCTGGGGCACCAAAATCAGCAAGGGAATAGGTGTTCAGTTCCATAACCGCCTTTGCCGCATTTTTTGCTGCAGTCCAAAGTGCCGTTCTATCGGGGTTTTCGTACCCCACATATTTATTTTCAGCTGTACCATCAGCGGTAAGGTCGCTGGCTGCAAACAACAAGACTCGTGACTTAAGTGCCAATGCCGCCCCTTTGGTTGCCCTACCCATTTCCATTTCATTCTTTGACAAAAGAAGGTTGGCCGCATTGTCACAATCTTGCACTATGAAATCGATCGTTTCTTCAAAAGATCCCCTTGGTGTTCCTAAATAATCATCTCCTATTCCGAAAGGTGCTGTTAAGATAGGAAGGCCGCCAAAGGTACGAACCATCTGGGCATAGGCAAAAGCTCTTAGGAATAAGGCTTCTCCTTTCAATATTTCAGCTTTTATTTTTACTGCCTCTCGTTCAGTTTCTTGTGTGTTTTCAACTACCGTATCTATGTTTTCAAGGAAGGTATTGATGATTTGAATATTATCAAATAACTGCCAATTGAGAAATCTAAACCGGGTATGGTTGAATGGCCCCATATTGGAAGGAGTTATATTCCCCTGCACATAAACATCTGTACCGTATATATGGATGAAAAAGGTATGATCCGACACTCCGGCGAGGTTTAAATTTGAGTTAAACCCGCTGGATATATTACGGTAGGCAGTATTAAGATAGCTATTGGCAAGATTGATGTCTGACCAAACCAGCTCCTCAGCATATCTGTCTAAAGGGGCTTTATCCAAAATTTCTTCTACACAGGAAGACATCAAAAGTAGAAAAACTGATAAAATTTTAATATTTATATATTTTTTCATGACGATGTTTTTATATCTAATTAGAAAGAAACACTTGTACCAAAAGAAAAGACTTTCATGATTGGATAGTTATTTAGATTTCCCAGTTCAGGATCCATAATTTCAGTTCCCGAATGAATCAGGAATAAGTTTTGTCCTGTAACGAACAGTCTCGCTTTGGAAACTTTAATTGCCTCTAAGAGATGGGTAGGAATAGTGTAGGAAAGCTGCAGGTTCTTTAATCGAGCATAAGACGTATTGTGGTAAGAATAGTCTGTCCTAAAATTTAATCGCCAATATTCCTCTTCTCTTTCAAATGCCCTAGGCTTATCAGCATTAATATTATCGGGAGTCCACCTGCCTTCTGCGTCATATTGAAAATAATTACCTGAACTCCCTTGCAATGAAGTGTACATTAATCTCATCGATCTTCCGGCACCTTGCACCAGCCCTCTTAGTTCCCAATTTTCATATTTAAAATTAAAAGAAAGACCATAGGTGATTTGTGGATTGGTTGTCCTGTCATACAAGGTTCTGTCGTCATTATTAATGACGCCATTGCCATCATAGTCTTCAATGATAATATCACCAGGGCGTGCACCAGGCACATGGGGTAAGGAATTCACATGCTCTTCATCCCGGAAAATACCTATTGATCGGTAAAGTAAGGCAGATCCCTGAGGGTGACCTGTCTGAACCTGCCAAGGAACATTTCGCTCCGGTTCGTCAAATTCTATTACACTATTACGGGCAAAAGCAAGGTTCCCATTTATTCCATAAGAATACTTTGGCTTCTGGTCGTTGTATCCCAGAATAACTTCAAACCCCTTATTGTCTACAATGCCAAAATTTTCATCGGGTAAGGAGATGCCGGTATAGTTAGGGACTGAAGCGCTTCTTTGAACAAGAATATTGTTTCTTCTTTCATAAAAGAATTCTGTATCTAAACTTAACCTTCCGTCTAAAAAATTTGATTCAAATCCCGCATTATAAACATTGGCTACTTCCCAAGTGATAAAAGGATTTGGTGTTCCGGTTAGGTTTAGACCTGTGTTATAATTCCTGCTAGACCCGAATACGGTGCCTTGGTCAAACTCATAACTTGTGAGGTATTGAAATGGATTAACTAGGTCGTTCCCCATCTTGCCCCAAGATGCTTTCACTTTGAAAAAATCAATAAAGCCGATATTATCTTTCCAAAAGTCTTCGTTGGAAGCATTCCAACCGGCAAGCACCCCCGGGAAGTTTCCCCAACGGCCGCTTTCTTCTGAAAACCTAAGGGAGCCATCTCTCCGGAAACTAAACTGAAATAAATAAGTTTCCTTAAAATTATAACTAAACCTTCCAAAGTAATTTACCCGAGCATCTATATCAATCCATCCTCCGTTATCTTTTTCAGCATTTCCTCCGGCGAACAAGTAGGGCAACTCATCTGAAACAAAATATCGTCTGAATGCTTCAATACCCTGACCGGTATATTCAGAATTTTCATAAGAAATAAAAGTGCTAATATTATGAACGTCATTCAAGGTTTTGTCATAGTTCAACTTGAAGTTAAAAGTATTGGTAATGGTATTATCAAAGAAATCTCTAAGTCTCGGTTCGGGTGCCTGACCACTGGGGATTCCAGTAAGAAATGCTGACCCATCCTCACTACCCGTATTCCCTGCTGCCAAATACCCGCCTACGTCCAAGTGATATAGAGGAAAAGGTCTCTCGAACAGTTTCCTTTGCTTGAAGTAAACATCATATGCATAATAACTGGAAAGTGTCAAACCTTCCACTCCTGGGATTTTTAAATTAGCAGAAAGAGTATTGTTGCTTCGGTACCGTCTGTCATCATCGTACCCTGGTTCAAAGGATGAGATCACAAGGGGTTGGTCTCCTCGTTCCACATCAGGACCCGGTAAGCCATTGGGCCAAATTGCTGTTTCTGTAGGATAACCCCTGATCAAATGCGCAAATACTGTTCCTGCTCCCCGAGTAGGAAACATCCTTTTTTCTTGGGAAGCAATGATATTAATACCTACATCTAAATATTCATTAACTTTTACGTCTACATTTGCCGTTAGATTATACCGGTTAAACGAACTAGCAGAGTTGGAGTAAATCCCGCCATCATATTGCGTGCCTAAAGCTCCATAATAATTAACAGATTCACCTCCTCCACTAACTGAGAAATTATGGCTGCGGTTTCTGCTGTAATCAGCCAGTCCTGCAGCAAACCAGTCGGTATTGGGATGGGTCCAAGGTAAATTTCCTTCTTTGTATTTTTCAATATCTTCTAAGGAAAAAGACATGTTGGCTTCGTCCACTCCCCTGTATGATTGCATTTCTCGGATCATCTGTGCATAGGTAGGGGCATCGGCCATTTCAGGAACCATGGTTGGTGAAAGAAAGCCTTCGTAAAACTCATAACTGAAAGTGGCAGGAGTATTCTTTAACCCGCCTTTGGTAGTAACAAGGATAACTCCATTGGCGGCCCTAGACCCATAAATAGCAGCTGATGCGTCTTTAAGTACGGTTATGCTTTCAATATTGTTAGCTGGAACCGAATTCAAGTCCCTTCCCGGTATCCCGTCAATCACGATTAAAGGATTGTTATTGCCCAAAGTGGAACTTCCTCTAACCAAAATAGATGCTTGGTCATTGCCCGGTTCACCGCTGCTTTGCTGTACAATAGCTCCCGGTAGACGCCCGGCAAGGGCATTAGAAATTGTGGAGACTGGAGCGGCACTTAACTCTTCATTACCTATTGTTGTTACAGATCCGATTACATTGACTTTTTTCTGAGTTCCATATCCTACTACTACTACCTCATCGAGGCCTTGGATATCTTCATTCAAAATAATGTCAATCACAGCCCTGCCATTCAAGGGCACCTCCTGTGTAAGGTATCCAATGGAGGAGAAAACCAGAATATCATCTTCGGAAGGCACATTAAGTGAATAGGTGCCATCTAGGTCAGTAACTGTGCCTATGACTGTGCCTTTTACTAATATACTGACACCCGGAATTTGCTCTCCGCTGGATGAGGTGACTGTACCGGAGACATTTATGGGTTCTCCATTTGCAAACGAACTGGCAACCATCAATAGTAGTCCTAAAATAGCTATAAAGGAAAAATTGATGATCCTAAAAAGGGATCGGAAAAATGCTTTTTTCATACTTTGGGTTTTTTGGGTTTATCATTTATTAAATCTTGTTTGTGATAGAAAGGGTCTAGAAAATTCTTAACCCCACCGATTGGAGAGGAGCCTCTCCAAATACCATCTTCCTGTCTGTCTAAATTGATAGGTAAGCAGAAGGCAACAGGTGCCCCTTGGTTATTTGGCAAACCAATTGTTCCCAATATAATTTTAATTTTGAAAAAATAACATATTTTAATGGAATACTTTTATT of the Cyclobacterium marinum DSM 745 genome contains:
- a CDS encoding Gfo/Idh/MocA family protein — protein: MSNRKLKMGMIGGGPGSFIGAVHRISAAMDGIIELAAGAFSSSPEKSAETGKELFLPSERVYGSYDEMFEKELLLPESERIDFVAIVTPNHVHFDPTKKALENGFHVVLDKPMTFSYEEAKELNKIIEQTGLLFCLTHTYTGYPMVKEAKHLIATGVIGKVRKVYVEYPQGWLWNKLENTDYKQAIWRTDPSKSGIANCMGDIGTHAFNLAEYVSGLKLTKLCADLNCVVEGRTLDDDGAVLLKFEGGASGVLMATQIAPGAENNIKIRVYGEKAGLEWEQDNANSLIVRHPEAPDQIYRAGGNIPYLSSFALENVRTPGGHPEGYLEAFANLYRNFARCLYARKNGETPKKEWEDYPGAEDGLRGMAFVEHVVKSSNSNEKWTKFEL
- a CDS encoding nucleoside permease; this translates as MTLNNRFKLSLMMFLEFFVWGSWYVTLGTFLGNNLQANGGQLAAAFSTQSIGAIVAPFIIGLIADRFFNAEKILGISHLIGAGLMYMMYVSESFVTFYPYVLIYMIIYMPTLALVNSVSFNQMKDPAKEFSTIRVWGTVGWIASGLMISFFFTWDSAASIGEGMLSNTFLMSAISSVVLGLFAFTLPKTPPVASNKDEKQSISEILGLDALKLLKDKDFSVFFLSSILICIPLAFYYQNANPFLSEVGLTNPTGKMTIGQVSEVLFLLLMPFFFKKFGLKTTLIVGMLAWVVRYVMFAFGDAGEGTYLLLIGIALHGICYDFFFVSGQIYTDSKAGPKYKSSAQGLITLATYGIGMLIGFWIAGIVSDFYLLENGDHVWKNIWLIPSGIALLVTVIFVVFFKDNDFIKANAERNSLKHSNVVEK
- a CDS encoding GMC family oxidoreductase, translating into MANQSYDAIVVGSGISGGWAAKELTEKGLKVLLLERGPNVVHVKDYKNATKAPWEVPHRGRRTIEMLENHPNLRRDYVLNELNLDWWAHEDDSPYVEKKPFTWFRGYQVGGRSLLWGRQSYRWADIDFEANAKQGIAVDWPIRYKDLEPWYSYVEKFAGISGNKDGLDILPDGEFMPAMPLNCVEQTVADRIKDHFKGARVMTNARTANISQPLPGRPGCQYRNKCSLGCPYGGYFSTQSSTLPAAVATGNLTLRPWSIVTKVLYDKDKKRATGVEVLDGETNETYEFNSKIVFLCASAFNSSAILMRSATDIWPEGLGSSSGELGHNVMDHHFRLGARGVVEGFDDKYYFGRRPGGFYVPRYRNLGNESRDYVRGFGYQGGASRQGWSRTVAELDFGAPLKAELTEPGDWTIGMTAFGEILPYHNNSIKLSKTVTDKWGIPVLEMDAEIHENEKKMRVDMKNDAAEMLEAAGVKNVTTYDTGYTFGQGIHEMGTARMGRDPKTSVLNGNNQVWDAKNVFVTDGAAMVSAAAQNPSLTYMALTARAASFAVEELKKGNL
- a CDS encoding gluconate 2-dehydrogenase subunit 3 family protein; the protein is MNRREALKSVVLMMGGTMVGTNVILTGCAPDKQIEGLDFSDEELAYMDEIGEAIIPTTDTPGAKAAGIGSFMAMMVKSTYTEEQQKSFINGLNKLKHDFKTSTEKDFMDASVEERTDFLNQVHKKAMNPDAEDNKEDKYILMIKDLTLLGYFTSEIGATQALRFVETPGRYEPCIDYKKGDRAWAI
- a CDS encoding RagB/SusD family nutrient uptake outer membrane protein is translated as MKKYINIKILSVFLLLMSSCVEEILDKAPLDRYAEELVWSDINLANSYLNTAYRNISSGFNSNLNLAGVSDHTFFIHIYGTDVYVQGNITPSNMGPFNHTRFRFLNWQLFDNIQIINTFLENIDTVVENTQETEREAVKIKAEILKGEALFLRAFAYAQMVRTFGGLPILTAPFGIGDDYLGTPRGSFEETIDFIVQDCDNAANLLLSKNEMEMGRATKGAALALKSRVLLFAASDLTADGTAENKYVGYENPDRTALWTAAKNAAKAVMELNTYSLADFGAPDKEAVANNYYDFFRQRDLSNNEIIWGKMFVADVGERHRNNLWQGPNGLSNYGSNNPTQDLVDTYQMDDGSSFSDHFTLDENGYYQNISDKYQNENPYYHREPRFYGSILYDSAHWQPRFSDLQERDPLGIYDRRTRITIQGGNEVSSLVGIDTRQGPVHSWNAGYTGYLMKKMMDHEVIGKDQYNENVWIWLRYAEIILNYAEASLELGDTQEAATYINMIRNRAGMPDFTGDIEEALRYEREIEFTFENIRWFDIRRWKILEEKLDDAKGIEIVETRNLDEGTVNTIWRRLTVQDRTVHKKMYWIPIPNDEMNKAPHLVQNPGY